The genomic DNA atgatatcatatttgtattaattctaaaaaaatatgttcttattttctttattattattttttgtttaaataattaaagagTAGTCTCTTTGTTAGGAGCGGCACTTTTACGGAACCGTATAAGAGCTAAATGGAAATTTGATATGAGTTTTATCTGTCAGGCAATGACGCAAAAGCACCAACAATACAAGATTCAAAGTGCTTATTTCCACATTTAACAGGGAAGCCAAGTTCTCTTTGCTTTGTCATTTACTCTGTGCTAACGTATATAAACAAATACACTAAAATACAAGCAATAAGATGtagtaatacataaaaaatacaaatcaaggatataaaaaacagagaatgcattaacttaaaatgtaaaaaaaatataaaagctcaaatgCAATAAGTTTATATTAAACTGGTGTTTTAAAGTGATTAGTAAATAGTGAAGCATCTGCTGTTCAGAAGTATGATAGCAGTACTGTAATTATACTGCacacaaatgttaaaatgttggtTGATAAACTAATCTGTTTAGAATACTTAATaaacttaaaggggccataccatgattttcttgaGCCTTTCAAAGTGAACTGTATCCTTACATATGATCGtgtattacctttggaacactaaaaaacaaatgatttaatacattttcgttattttcgtgagttttttcctacccgtaagtaaaacgactcgattcctgaggttCATATCGATTCCTGCTGATGCTGCCGTCAGCACGATACGACCCACTGGTTGCTGCTGatagagcaggtttttagaggattactctgaaatgcatgaacggatcaaaataccgctttggggttctttatggagaggaatgaacagtttaatgcacttaaaacctcataaagtagaattttcatggtatggcccctttaaagagAAAACTGCAGGTAATGTTTAAGGTATaacaaaaagaacaacattGATAACTTTTTGGTTCTTTTGTTATCAGACACGCAATATCTTTAAACACACCTGATATGTTTCAATTGAAACGTTCCATCTTCACTAATAGTCAAAGTGTGATGCGATGATTGTCACTGAGGCGGAGTCCCCCGTGACGGGGACCAAGAAGTCATTCGTACTGCAGACACTATGATCTTTATTGCAAGAACACCTTTTGTTCAACATAacgttacatttaaaaaatataatttaaaaaaaaatacttggacAACAAAACTATTTCTAAATCTATGTTCAGACTAAGTAACAAAAATGGTGTACACACTAGTATAGAAGTTGTCTTATTGCAACATTCAttcaatgaaaatgaaagataaaCGCTTGAATGAAGTTTAGCGCTTTGGTTTGATTAGGAACACGAtgacaaaacatgtaaaagacAAAGGGAAGTAAACTTTTAATAATAGAACAGTCAGAACTAACCTGGAGGATGAATGAGTAAAAGATTGTTGCATGGCAACTTTCTGCAGAACATATTGTTATGATAGGTAGGGCCAAATGTTAGAGATCACACtgggagaagaaaaagaatgagGGTTGGTTTCCAGGGGTTTCCTTGTCCTCCTCagtctattattttttttactgcatctCCAACAGAGGAAAAGTGGATCGTCAATTGCAGCATTTAAAGCCATTTACTGTAAATCTGCAGTGGCAGATCAAAGAAATCCTTGAACACGGAAGTGTTTGGACTGCCCTTGATTAGGGGAATCCTGACCTGCAActaaaaatagatccattacaaatgatttttattgaaaaggGGAAGTGTGCGGCTTACAAAAGGGTAGAAAATTGAACTATGTCGAACATCCGCAGCCCTGAGAGTTTCGTGTTTATTTTGGACTTTTGCTGTTATAACTGTGTTGAAGTTGAGTCACGGCATCTGGACTCAAAATCTGTCTTGAAATCTTTCACCACATATCCAAGTGGCTTTGTCTGACAGGCGTCTGATGGACACCACACCACACCACACCGCTGTGTGAGTGGTAAAATGTTCCAGGAAAGAAGATTCTAAGCTCAGATGCCATGATTTAACTTCAAGACGTCACCTGGGTCAATAAAAACCAACAAGTtgcatttacaattttttttcataatcgCCTGTTCACTTTGGCACCTGGCAGGAGGTAATAGTTATCAAAAGTAAGTATATATGTACTATTTATTGAATATTAAATTTAGTTCAGATTTAATTTGATGTGTGATGAAGAAATCATCAGCTTCTTTTTTCATTAGGAAGGATTCATACCCAGAGGTAAgttaatgattttattaaagGATTGTGtccattttttcttgtttacaaACCAAAACTCTATTATCTAtctcaatataaataaaaagtacagatttttttctgtttcttttatgccacaaaagaaaaaaactagattatctaaaaaggtattttttttattgtactaCTACTGATAGCAGAGCCATGTTGATCTAAAACAGTGCTAAAATTACGGAAGGTTTTCTGGATTACAGGTGGATTTACCGTCATGTAAAAGTAGGCGATTGCCTGGTTCCCCCAACAATCTTGGGGCTCCGAGCTGAACACGAACTGGACGCAGGATGGATCACATTTTAACCAGGAAGGTGTGGTCAGGGGttccaaaaatgcaatttatttagtattttaatcatttttatcctGAAAATCGGTGCATTTTGCGTATTTTGGTATATTGGAGAGGAGGACCCTAAAAAAACGGTTATCCATCATTGATAACCTTGACCACCCTCTCCACCTGATTTTAGACAAACCACGGAGCGCATTTTCCAAAAGTCTCAGACAACTTTACTGCTCAAAGGACGGCTACAAGAAATCCTTTCTTCCATATTCAAAAAGAGTATACAGTATAACACCTCATCACTATGTAACAAATAATTCCCCAACTGACTGTTGACATGACTGATAGTCATTACTGCCTTAAATTGCACACTACTTATATTACATGCAATACAATTTGcacactttgttttcttgtattcATCCGTATACCTTCTGTAAATAATGTCTCTCTTAATATCTTCTGTAAATAATGTCTAGTCGCTGCAACAGCCAAATAGGgatgaaaaaagtatttctattctattctattctatttccCGTTCAATTTCAGCGCGAGCCGGCAAGCTCTACTGCACGGGAGATTACACAATTGCATGAGAAGTGGGTGATTTTCCTTTCAGTTTATTCAGCGTATGTTTAAAATATAAgcctttattgttattttttaatacttaacGTTATTATTACATGTCCCCCCTTTCTATTTGATTTTGGTAATGTATTTCACGTTTGTCGTTTATCTGGTGTTCAGATGTGACGGGAAGCTGcactgaaaacacagaaagagaCAGGCaggaaaacagctgtttttttgtgatattgatataaaaataatagataatttgttttataattcGTATGCTTTGGGGAGAATTTGTAACAACAAATACTTGGATTAATCTCCGGTGTTATTTGATTTAAGGTTTATTCAtacttgtaaaaatgtatttacaagaacagttttttttttaaatcaaaccaccttttattatttttcacaagagGATTATCTTACATTTTACCCCACCTActtaggaataataaaaaaatacaagaacaatTTCCACTTTTGTTCGTGATAGCCAATTAAGTTATTCTAGAACTAaatttctttccttcattttcgGATTTAATATAGttaaaattgtgtcaaagtTGGATTTTCAGTCAAATTAAGAGCTAATAAATACTGGttattaattaatcaatcaatcactgGTTAATATAAAAGGGATTTTTTATTGGCTCTGTTTATGTTTAGATGACTTTTGGGATGGAACCTCATAACTATCTAGAAACACTAGAAGAtattaaatgatcattttaggaggatttttaaaaagaggtaaaaaataaataaataatgaagcAATAGTGGCTTTATAAAGAGGAAAAGACAACGAGAAAGCAAGAAATGTGTAAACCTGACATATTAAAGAAAAGATAGAAGACTGACATTTGTTCCTACTAGGAAGTGAGTGattaataaatgaatgttttcaaCTAACTTGATGTTTTTCCATTATTAATTCAcatcaaacacatttctttgacatttgtaatttcagtttttaacaaaacatttgaattactGACATTTATGGTGTCTTTAAGTGGACCAGGAAGGAAGTTATTTGGCGTTTTACCCTAGGTAAGgacttaaacaaaaatatttcaactgcTGTATAGGGCCTCATGATGTTGTTCGCCTaaggcccccaaactgctaagtccacCACTGTTCTGGCTATCTCCTTCATGataaaaaggaaactttgaGGTCGATTAATATGCATTATATCTGTTAGGTTCACtcgttttgtttgttgttttttttccctacatcTGCTTTTTTCAGTTGATGTTCCTACAAAGCCAAAAGGCAAGATAAGGCTTAAATTGCAAAGCAGAAGCTGCTCAAGAGTGAAATGAAGTATACCTTGTTGATCATAAACTTGCTATGTCACTGGACCATTGTACTGAGGGAAACAGGAAGAAATCAGAAAGATCATTTGACTCCTAAATCAGCATTAATCATTGTACACCCAGTGACTCACTGacattttcttcaaagaaaaaaaaaatcaccagttAGTGgaaaagatgattaaagttAGCTATGTATTGCACAATTTAGCAGTTTTGGTTTTTACACATGCATGTTCAGCTGTCAGCGTttctcaaaagcaaaaaaaagaccaatagtttttgtaattgtgcaaaaacagactttttcaaatctttcaTGTACACTGAGCGAAACTGCAACACCAAACTATGTTTTGTGAATTAATGTGAACTTTGTGAACTGGACTATTTGAGAAACTATTGTTCAAACATCCTATTGAATAAAAGATGTCATGATGTCACATTTAAGGAAATGTGTCTATTTTTAACCTACTGTTTCCACCTGTTTATTGTTTCtactcaaaataaatcaaatacttCCAGGTTCATTCTGTATTACGTGAGTTTTAACCTGATAAAAAATtcaagatcatttttattttctgcatatttttagaTAATTATAACTGCAGGTTATAAATAAATTCTTTGAAGTAGTTGTGGTTAAACTTTTGTTAAGTCAGTCGCCGAACACATGATGTATTCCTGTTCTCTAATCTGCATTGACCTTTACTTTCGCTTACGTAGTTCCCCATTTGCGTCCTATAAAATGAGCGAGATCACACAGTCAAACCCTCTTTGACTGAAGTGAGGACACCATGACTGTGGTGAGTATTCTGCTCAATACTCAACTTCTGGTAGAGCTAgtaaaagctattttaaaaagcagttattttttaatacaatggcatcaattttatgacatttttgttacaatGAAAAGTATTACACACAGAATGTAGAAAGTGGGATTACCTCAGGATAtacagaaatgtgtgaaattaCACAGATTATGTCACTGTCAAAAGTTGAAAGAATATAAATGTAGACAAATATTTTGGAGTCATTTCCAACTActtgcaaaaatgtattattatgaGACATTCTAATTTTTAGTCAAAACCATAGAGTAACTATTGAAGGATTATAGGAAAATGTCTCTAAAGAGTCTCattgtttcttgttttaaagCCGTTTTATTATTCCTGCACTTTCAACACAATAGTTGTCATCAAATAGatgcagaaatgtgttttaaaccTCTGTCTTCTCTGTAGTTTTACCTGACAGTTCTGCTCCTGCTGCCTGCGCTCCTCTGTGAGGCTATCTCTGTGCACACCTACAAGCACCGCAATCCGTCCACCGGTGAAACCCTCACATGCAAAAAGTGTGAACCAGGAACATACATGGCAGCTCACTGCACAGCCACCACAGACACCAAGTGTTTGCCGTGTAGGGCAAACCACTACACCGCGCTGTGGAACTACCTGCCCAGATGTTTGTACTGCAACAACATCTGCACGCGGAACCAAGAGGTGGAGATACAGTGTTCTGCCACCAACAACAGGGTCTGCCGGTGCAAACAAGGTTACTACATGAAGGATGACTTCTGTATCAGCCATTCACAATGTGGCCCTGGACATGGAGTTCAGACCAAAGGTATCATTGCACCTAAGAGATACATCTCAAATATGCAAAtttatcaaaacaaataaaaggctGAGAATAAAACTGGTGGTTCACAATTGCAAATGTATGTAGATAATTCATCCTAAAACACACAGAAGatagtttttaaatttacattttaaaattctcaTTGACGTATTCATCTCAACTGTTTAATTTCAGATATATTtcctgaaaataaagtttttcaatgaAGGCTTGTGTCCTTCTTTTACAGGTACCTCCAAACAGGATACTGTGTGTGAAAAATGCGCACATGGCTTCTTCTCCAGGTCCACATCCGCGCTGGATGTGTGCGTAAAGCATCAGGAGTGTGCAGATGGGCAGCTCCCGCTCTTCACTGGTTCTGTGTACCACGACGCACTGTGTGGCTCCTGCGAGGATCTTGCAAGTGATAGTAAGTACAGCGAGTGTTGAGAGACATTCACACATTTGTGAAAAGCGTTCAGGAACACACGTTTAGCCCACAGTGCTCACACCATCCAaccatcactaccaaatctgatgTACACCGGGCATGTGATGAGCATTCCATAACCTGCTAAAcgtacattttttaacacactTCACATCGGACAAGCAGGAAGGGggtgtcttcttctttttctacagtttaCTAGAGCATGTCCACTATCTTCAGTTGGAAAAGATCGGAAGTGAATTGAATCTTCTTGAGtgcaaaaatccagattttttttgtttttttctcaggtgAGACGCTGCGTAAATTCCTCTCAGCATACTTTGAAGAGCCCAGGCGCCATAATGGAAAAATGAAGAGATTTGTGGCAACGTAatgttatcttttgttttttatgcaatattttgttttctttcccaTTAATACCtaataactgtttattattttaataggtTTGTTCGTGAGTCTAGGAGAAAAAGTGGGTTGacttttttccaaaagaaagTGGGTCCTCTGGAGCGAATCAAAGCCTGGTTAGCCAACGCTCCAGCGGAGCAGCTCAGACTGGTCCCACAGATGCTAAGGAACTCCACGCTGACCTCCCTGGCCGACAAGATTGATAGAAGACTTCATGACATAATGAACCAAAGCCCCAACTGTAGCTTAATTTCTCCATAAAAAGTCCAGTTGTGTGATTTTTGGTCTACCTCTTTTTTGAGTGTGATACCTGAGCAGCttatgaaatatttgctttgaatgtttttagtaTCAGAAATAAAGGCATCGATGCAGTTGTTGAGTGTCATATTGGTAATTTAAGCCACCATGGAGGATGTTGTATCTTGACGTAAATATCCAACATTTGATCAAACTTCCCCctcattttgtaataaaaactgtttgttcTACAGGCAATTACTGATGTGTGGgagtattttgttattttataaagatcaagatgtgtttattttaatatcctATTTTATGATTGTAATAAAAACCTGCAAGTTATCTGACTTCTgagttgtgtccgaattcccctcTAATTACTATATAGTGCACAAGATAGTGCTTTCGCCAtcttctagtgctgtccaaatctactaactccaaatcgagtgcactctaaatttcccagaagtcttagcGAAAGactagtgtgcatcgatggTCACTTGATTAGCGAATTTAGACACAATGTAtcgcggtcgaacaattttttaaatgtaatatttgaataaaccatctacattttcaccatcagaacacagtaataaataaacatagtTAAATGATCATAGTTATTCAATTCTCACTGTCTGAAATTGGTGACTACATATCTGTTCTTCTTCACTTTATCCCATTTTAGAGTCTTCACAGCAAATCTGCAACCATTGCTTTGCATCATTGGTTTGGTAGGGTTTTTATGGCAGATGACCTCCCTGATACAAACCTGTActtgaagggcacagggacccagcaGGGATTGAACCCAGAGCTCTTGTTTGCTAGCCctatacttagcccactgagccatccagctgctaTAACTTCCTATctgttgttttgaaaaaaaaaacaaacaaaagaaaagtagtgagcattgtgaccgaattacctttaaaatgcagggcactatatagtcccgcactgaatagttttttagtagttagaacttagatcaaatgtcagtagtcctgcctgcagaatgctccacaaCTGCTACCCCAAGTTCCTATGCAAAGCAGAAGTTGAGAAATTTCtctttgagttgtgggctggaATGTTGGCAGGGAGCAAGCtctacttcccgtcatccatgtATTAACAAGctgtcccactagcttacagtccctcacaactccaatctaacattacctgtgcaacaaaaatgacgagctaCAGTATATTGTAGCTATTCAGAGGTAAAGTTTTTAACCAGTTGCCAGTTTGGACgatgaaaatgaagatgtcCATGACTATTTGTTTCTGAGTGGATGCATCGGATtcgagtggagcaggaagcttttaGCCCATCCAATGTATTTTATACATAACAAGTGCTCTCTTTGTCcaactgtattttctttttattattcacattattttgtataaagaaatactcagaaatgtaatccTGTTGCATCAATTTTCAGGAGAGatactttgttttaaacttaattttccttttgtttttaataaaacatgttttttgttaaaacttctgtttaaaaataatagttgaGCCAAGCACCCTTTGCCTATGAAAATTTGATAGCTTAATGTGAAGATTGTGAATGTCAAACTTGCTTTACAAAAGATATGGACAGAGACAGCATTCAAAATAGAGGaaacgtaaaataaaaaatggatgtTGATTGGGGCAAAAATATCATCCTAAATTTAAGTGACCAGCATCAATATTCAGATATCATCAgtcgtgtgtgtgtttatacATTATTAGTTCTGATATTTGCTTATTTCTTCAGATTTTTAGCTCCTGAGGACCACCGAGGAAGCCACAGGAGTCGGGCTTTGATGAGGAGAGGGGAGATCCAGCtcctggatttttcttttgcaggaGGATATTCTCCTGTCTACGAgcatttattaattcatttacttcagtttgtttttattgttctttttaactGTTGATGTTCAGTTTTACTTGTTTGTGATAGCTGTTGTTGCTTTTCCTTGTTTTATTCAGCTCACCCTACATTATTCTAACAGGTCGTATAATGCTTGATGTTATTTGtacatattttaaatgcaatcagcacaaaaactgatggaaattcatgtcgACTACATGTAATACAGTGcggccaagatgcacattgctgcatgtgTTTTACCTGCGCCCAAGACTAAATTTAGCTGTTGTAAAAAGAGgtatttgttggtttttttggggtattttaaaGAGTATTTGGAATGTTTACCAAGTGGCACAGCAGTAATTTAAGTGCCACTACTAAGCCACATATTCTCagctttcaaattaaaagcgaccaagacaaaagttcagcactggccgTATGCATTCAGaaattgaaaaagctcagattaaATCCACTAATATGTTGATTCAAAAGATTAGTCTAATTAAGAGCAAACTGTCATCAGCTGTGGGAAATGTTGCTCAAAATGTTACTCCTCAAACCATAAATTTGGTCTCATTGGCACCTAGCAGGTGTTAATTTAATACCTTATCCTTGGAGTATTTTTCTTCCTcgtctcttcttttctttctaaaCGGAGCACCTGATGTTTCTTCTGatcttttgtccatttttcacAACCTTGAGATTTTTCTGTCTGTCAAAAACCTGGAGTGAAGATGAGTGAGATGATGGAAACAAGTTCACTTTGATGCAGATTTggttctattatttatttaacttttcaaaaaataaaagtatttatttatttatttttacatttacatttatgaatagagcaatttttcatttaatttatgaataaaaactacaaaagctgaaaacaacctgccctacttttttttcctgataatgagatccacttaaacaaattttattttcttatgatAATGAGATAATGAAGAATACACTGTGGCATCCCTCTCTCCCTTTCCTGCACTGAGACACAGAAATGTTACCCTTTTTACTGTAAGTCTCTATACTTTGTggttaacaataaaaacagccgAAGAAAACACTCCACTCAAGTTgatttttagtctaattttatttatttgttgatcTATGCTGCTCAAACGTCAAATTCCATCTCATGTACCTGCCCCTGCTTTCTGTTGCCCTAAACCCCCCGAACAAATAGGATGAAATATAACTGCACTTTGTCACAAATGTCTTCGTCTTTCCAATACGTCGTCTGGACATATCAAAGTCCAGACGTctcacctgaaaaaaaaaaaaacagagaaaatctgagtctttgatttattgatttggtttatttcaagcatgaATTGTAGACAATACAAGAAAAGAGTCACACAGAT from Oryzias melastigma strain HK-1 linkage group LG16, ASM292280v2, whole genome shotgun sequence includes the following:
- the LOC112143580 gene encoding tumor necrosis factor receptor superfamily member 6B; its protein translation is MTVFYLTVLLLLPALLCEAISVHTYKHRNPSTGETLTCKKCEPGTYMAAHCTATTDTKCLPCRANHYTALWNYLPRCLYCNNICTRNQEVEIQCSATNNRVCRCKQGYYMKDDFCISHSQCGPGHGVQTKGTSKQDTVCEKCAHGFFSRSTSALDVCVKHQECADGQLPLFTGSVYHDALCGSCEDLASDSETLRKFLSAYFEEPRRHNGKMKRFVATFVRESRRKSGLTFFQKKVGPLERIKAWLANAPAEQLRLVPQMLRNSTLTSLADKIDRRLHDIMNQSPNCSLISP